The genomic segment CCGCCTCGCGAGTGACCAGGTACACCACATCGGCCGACGGACACGTCGCGTCCCGCTCCGGGATCACGCCCCACACGCCGGCGTCGATCAGCACCCAATCGAACCACTGCCGCAACTGGCTGATGAGCTTCGGCAGGTCGCGGCCGATGGCGGCGCCGATCGCGTCGGACCCGGCCGCATCGGTCGCGGACCCGGCGGTGAGGGCCTGAAGGCCCGGGACGACGGTCGGCTGAAACGCCCACGTCAACGGCATGTGACCGCCGAGCACTTCGGCCAGTCCGGGCGCGGCCCGCAGCGCGAGCTTCGGGGCCACGCCGGGCCGGGTCACGTTCGTGTCCAGCACCAGCACCCGCTGTCCCTCGCGGGCCAGCGTGACCCCCAGGTTCAGGATCACCGTAGTCGTGCCGGCCTCCGGCGAGGCGGCCGTGAACGTGAGCACCCGCGACGTCGCTTCGGGGAGCTGCCGGGCGATCTCGTCGCGGAGCGTGCGGTACTCGCCGCTGACGGGGTGGTCGGGGAAGTGGAGCGCGACCAGCCCGGCGTCGGGGCCGTCCGTCGTGCGACCGATGGGCCGCGGCGCCGCGTCGTGGAAGCGAACCGACAGGTACGTCCCGGTCGGCGCGTCCGGACCCGGCGCGGCGACCGACGGGGGCGCGACGACCGCTGCTGCGGGGGCGGCGATCCGCGGGAACGCGCGCGGCGGGTCCTGCTTGAGTTTCGCCTCGGGCACCGGCACCGGAGCCGTTACCGCCGCCTTCGCGGGCGCCGCGGAGAAGACCGGGCCGCCGGGGCCGCCGATTTCGACGAACGGCGGCGTCTCGGCGTCGTCCACGAACTCTTCGTCCTCGCGCTCCACTTCGGCCGTGCCCGCGGATCGTGGGGACCCGGTTCCGGTCATGGCGCTGAACACCCGGCTCATTCCGTACCCCTGACCGGTGGAGAAGGCCCGCTCGGGCGGGCCAATGAGGTTTAGAGCCGTCCCGCGGCACCGGTTCGGGAACCGGTGCCGCGCTCGCATACGGACGGCGAATGAAGAACGCGCCGAGGCGCGTCACCGGTACGTGACCGGTGGAGAATGAATGAGGCGGGGCGGGCGCCAACACAGGGCTCGACGAACCGTGTGACTCACGCCGACCGCTTCCGACCTGCTTTTTCTTTCGGCCCGCGGGTGCCCGTGCGCTCATTCGGTTCGGACACTTTCCCGTTTCCGGTGCCCGGGTCGCCCGATCGTAACGGGTGCGGCAGCAGCACGGCGTCGCCGGCGCCGGGCTCGTCCGGTGGGGCGATGCCGAGTCGGCCCAGCGCCTCCAGCACGGCCTCCAGTTCGACCACTTCGGCGCGCCGGCCCCGGCGGCCAGCTCGAACGCCAGCCCGGCCGCCCGGTTCAGCACCCGCGGGGAGCCGCCGCACACCGCCGCCAGGAGCGTCACGGCGTCGTCGTCGAACACTTTTGCGGGGTCGCCGCCGGCCGCCCGCACCTGGTGCCGGAGGAACCCGGCCGACTCGTCCGCGGCGAGCGGCTCGACGCGCACCGCACGGCCACGCGGTCCGCGAAGAGCGCGTACGCGGGGCGCCGCAGCGCGTCGCGGAGCATCGGCTGGGCCACCAGAACGGCGAACGCCGCCACCCCCTGCCGGGTCTCCAGGTTGCCCAGGAGGCGCAGCTCTTCCAGCGCCGCGAGGCTCAGGTGCTGCGCCTCGTCGATCACGATGACGGTCGGAAAGGCACCCGTCGCGGCGTCGAGCAGGTGGCCGGTGACCGCGAGCCGCAGCTCCTGTTCGCTTAGCCCCTGGTAGGGCTTGCCGAGGTCGAACAGGATGGCCTGGAGCAGGTCGGCCGGGCGGTCGGCGTAGGCGTTCGGGAGCAGAGCGCGGGGCACGTCCGGCAGGAGGTCGTCGAGCCACTTCCGGGCGACGAGCGATTTGCCGACCCCGGCCGGGCCGTCGATCAGCACGGCCGGCTCGCGGCGGGCGAACGCCGCGGCGAGGGCCGCACGAGCGGCGTCGTGCGACGGGGCCGAAAAGTACGCGGCCGGATCGACGGCCGGGCGGAACGCCGGTCGGTCCAAGCCGAAGTGCGACCAGTCCACGGGCCGCGTCTCCTGGGGTGCAAAGGCGGGTCTTGTGGGCGGGCGAACGGTCCCCGCGTTCGGGAGCAATCGGCGGTCCGGATCGCGCAACTTGAACCCATCATTTGGGCTTCGCGTCAAGTGCCATCCACCAGTTTTTCTCTGCAAATTTTCTCGCGCCAACGGCATCAGATTTCGTACTTGCACCTACCGCTACCACCGGTATATCTTCCCATCCACTCGCGGCGAAAACGCACCGCACTGACTGCCAGGAGGCAGAGACTATGAGCAGGACGCTCACCCTGATCGACGCCGGTTGGGACTCCGTCCGCGCGACCGCGGAACGCGGTCAGCGGGCCGACGCACTGGCCCGGCTGACGACCCTGCTCGCGCGCCCCGACGTGCCCGCGGCGCTCGCCGCTGAGGGGCACCGGTTCGCGGGCGAACTGGCCCTCGATCTGGGGCGGTATGCGGCGGCCCGCCGGCACCTGAAGGTGTCCGCCGCGCTGGACCCGGGACGCGGGGGCACGCACTACCTCGCCGGCCGGGCGTGGGAAGAAGACCCGGACGGGTGCGACCGCAAGGCCGCGATCTGTTACCGCCGCGCGATGAAATTCGGTTCCCAATCTCTCCACCGGGCCGCCTTCGGGCGGGCCGCGGCACGCTGCGGAAAGGTGCGGTTCGGTGCCCGCGCGATGCTCGCTGCGGCGGAACAGGCGCCGGGCGATCTGGCCGTGGTGCGGATCGCGGTCCAGGGGCTACTGGAAGCGGGTCGGGTCGCGGCGGCACGCCGGGTGCTAATCACTACCCGGTTCCTTCGTCCCGGTGCGTCCGAACTCGTGGCGCTCTGGGAGCGGGTGAAGTTCGAAGCCGCGCGCCAGACCCAGAAGGCTGGGGCAACAGCCCGCACGCGCGAAATCGCACGGTACGCGCAGGACGCGCATTTCGCCACGGATGGCGACCGTGTGACCTTACCCTTCGTGCGTGTCGTTCGTGGTGCGGAAGCCCCCAAGGGCGGCCCGGACGGTGTTGCCGGCACGGTGCGGCGCGACGTCGCATCGTTCCCGCGGCCACACCTGGCCCGTCTACGGACCCGCAAAGCGGACCGGTAAACGAAAACGGCGAGGACACGGGTCAGGGACGGACCCAGTGAGCGGCCGGTTAATCGACCGAGCCAAGCGGCAGGCAGGAAGCCTAGGGCCGCGATCACGCCCGGCACAGGATGCGTCCGGGCGTGATCATTTTCAGGAGGCCGTGAACGTGAGCGGCCTCTTGAACGCACGACGGGTCGGTGCGCGAGTTCCCAGCCCCGCGCACCGACCCGTCGTGTCTTCGAGGGCGCTCGGTTACGGCAAGCGGCGTTCCAGGCGCCGCAGTTCGCGCGGGGTCAGTCCGTACGTCCGGAAGATCTCGGTGCGGTACGTCGGGGCGTAGAACTGCGGGTAGGTCGTGACGGTGTACGTCGGGATCGCTTTGTACGCGTCGGCGGTGATGCCCAGGACGGCCGTCTTCTTCTCCAGATCGAACTTCGCGGCCTCCCACGGCACCGTGATCAGCTTGCTATCGTTGGTCGAGACGATCATGTACTCCAGGTTCCCGGCGTCGTCGAACACCAGATCTTCCACCGTACCGACCGCGGTGTTGTTCTGGATCAGGATCTTGGTGCCGAGAACCTGCTTGGCGCGGAAGGTGTTATTGACCGCCGCACCGGCGATCGGGCGCGGGGGGTCGGCCGCGAGAGCCGGCACGGTGCCCGCGGCGAGCAGGAAGGCGGCGGAGGCCGCGCGCAGGGTGTAGCACTTCATGGGGATCTCCAGGCGGGCGACGAGGGAGCCCCGACCACATGCGGGGAGCACCGAGGTCGAGGCCCGCTGGTCGTTGCAATTCGCGCGCCCCGTTTCAGGCGGGGCCGAACGACATGCCGCGAACCCGCGTAAGTGTCCTATCGCGGTGGCCGATCGTTGGGCGAGGAGGGACCGATATCAGGCCCTTCAGGAGCTTGCCCAGACGGCGAAATCACCCGCGCCGGGCCGAATTCGGCGCAACCGGCGCCCCGACTGACCTTCTTCTCTTAGGCGGGCGCGGGTATCACTTAAAAAGCCGCTACTCTCCGCACCGATTCGTGGCCGGAACCATCGAACAATACATCGGGGGCGTTGGGTCGAACCTTCTGTCACAATTCTGCGTCCGTGGAACGTTCTTCTGCCGCGGGCGCTCCTAGAATGGTGACAGAGGGGCGACCGCCCTCCCCCTCACTCAATCCGGGAGCCACCATGAGCAACACGCCCAACCGTGCCGGTAACTCGGCCGGAAAGCCTCGCAAGAAAGAGGTCACTCTGGACCTCTCGACGGCCCGTCAGATGCTTCCGCTGGTCAAGAGCATCGTGACGGACATCGTGAACTCGCGGCGGGCGCTCAACAAGCTCACGCCGGAACAGGACCGCCTCGAGCGCCAGCGCCGCGAACTGGTCTGGCAGGAGCGGCAGCGGCGGTACCAGATCATCGACGAGATCGCGGCGGCCGAAAAGGCGCTGGCCACGGCCCTCGGCGAACTGAACAACCTGGGCATCAGCCTGGTGGACGATGAGGCCGGGGAAGTGGACTTCCCCACGAAGGTGAACGGCCGGACGGCCGCGTTCTCCTGGCTGATGGGCGAGGACGGCCTGCGGCACTGGCACTACACGGACGAAGAGTCCCGCCGCCCCATTCCGGCCGACTGGGACAAGGCCGGTGCCGTCACCCCGACCCGCTATCGCGGCGGACAGCCGTAAGTCGTACACACCACTCACGCACTCACCGGGCCGCGACCTCATCCGTCGCGGCCCGTTTCGTTGTTACGAGAATATCGGGTCCGAGGCGCGCCGCGTTCGTGCCGTATCGATTGTGCTTTTCAGGCCCACCGTGAAGGCGCCCGTTTTTGTATTTTTTACCTCCAGTCGTTTGCACCCGCCGCGCCCGTGGACTAAACATTGGGTGTCCCCGAAGTCGGGTCCGCGAGGGCCGGACGGAACGGACAGCCGGGTCGCAGATTTTGTGCGATCCGGTGGCTAGTTTCGATTCGGGCTTTTACCGTTCCGAGGGGGGAACGGTTTAGGCTGCCAGGCTACCGAAGGGATGGACGGGACCCGTAAGTACGCTTGGTACACGGGGCGGGGTCACACCCGCCCCGTGTTAATTTTTGCGCGACTACTGAAGCCCACGAACTGGTGTTCGTGGGCTTCGTTTATTTAAAGAGACTCGTGCGGTCTCAAGTCGTAAGTCGTGAAGCCAAAGACTGGAGCGGGCCCGGGCTATCGACTTGTTGACTTGTGACTCCACTCGGGCGCGTGTGTGGAACGGCGCCCAGTGGCGTTCGGCCCGGCCGCCCGCTATGGTGGAGCGGACGATCCGTTGTGGAGGAACCCGAAATGAGTACCGCCGCCCCATCGGCCCCCGAACACGCGGAACCGCCGCCGCGGGTGATCGAAAGCACGCCCGGCCGGCTCGGCGGGTGGTCGCGGAACGCCGCCGTTTCCCGCGTCGGCCCGCCGTGGCACAGCCGGCTGTCCCGCGCCGCCCTCGTGATCCCCAAGGTGCGCCACTTCGAAAAGGAGTACCGCGACCTGCCCGACGAGCGGCTCACCGAAATCAGCATGGAGCTGCGGGGCAAGGCCCGCGGCAAGTGGGACCTGGACGCGATGCTCCCGCAGGCGTTCGGGCTGGTCTCGGTCGCCATTCAGCGGGTGCTCCGCATCCGGCCGTTCGACGTGCAGCTCGCGGCCGGCACGGTCATGCACTTCGGCGGCCTCGTCGAGCTCGCGACCGGTGAGGGCAAGACCGTCAGCGCGTCGGCCCCGGCGTACCTCAACGCGCTCTCCGGCAAGGGCGTCCACGTCACCACCGTCAACGACTACCTCGCCAAGCGCGACGCCGAGTGGATCGGCCCGGTGTACAAGAAGCTCGGCCTGACCGTCGGCGTGCTCCAACAGAAGATGGAGGAGCCCGACAAGATCGCCGCGTACAAGGCGGACATCACCTACGGCACCGCGGCCGAGTTCGGGTTCGACTTCCTCCGCGACCGGCTCAAGTTGCGCGGCGGGCAGGCGCAGGCCGCCCCGTTCTGGGCCGCGTGGACCGGGGGCGGCGGGCGGCTCGACCCGCGCGTCCAGCGGCCCCTGCACTACGCCATCGTGGACGAGGCGGACAGCATCTTCATCGACGAGGCGAAGACGCCGCTGATCATCGCCAACCCCACCCGGCTGGCCGAGCCGGAGGAGCAGGTGGTGTTCAAGTGGGCCGACGCGCTGGCCCGGAAGATGAAGCGCGACGAGCACTTCCTGATGAACGCCAAGAAGGACAAGGTCGAGCTGACCGACGCCGGCAAGCACCTGGTGCGGTACTCGAGCCCGCCCACCGGCAAGCACGCCAAGGCGATGGACAAGCTGCTCGAGGCGGTCGAGCGCGGGCTGCACGCGCACTACCGGTTCACCCGCGACCACCACTACCTGGTGAACGCCGAGGGCAAGGTCGTCATCATCGACGAGGGCACCGGCCGCCCGATGCCCGACCGGCACTGGCGCGACGGCCTGCACCAGGCCGTGGAGGCAAAGGAGGGCGCGCCGATCAACGTGGCGAGTTCGCACGCCGCCCAGGTCACGTTCCAGAACTTCTACCGGCTGTACGACAAGCTCGCCGGCATGTCCGGGACCCTGATGCCCAACTTCTGGGAGCTGCGCAAGGTGTACCGGCGGTGGACGACCCGCGTCCCGACGAACAAGCCGTCCCGGCGCGAGGTGATGCCGGACGCGGTGTTCCCGACCGAGGCCGCAAAGTTCGGCGCGGTGGTGGCGGCGACACAGGAGATGCTCCGCGCCGGGCGGCCGGTCCTGATCGGCACGCGCACGGTGGACGCGTCCAAGAAGATCAGCGCGCAGCTCACCGCCGCCGGCGTAACGCACCAGGTGCTCAACGCCGAGCAGAACGTGAGCGAGGCGGAGGTCATCGCGCGGGCCGGGCAGCCGGGCACCGTCACGGTAGCGACGAACATGGCCGGGCGCGGCACCGACATCAAGTTGGGGCCGGGCGTGGCCGAGGCCGGCGGGCTGCACGTGATCGGCACCGAGCGGCACGAGGCGGCGCGGATCGACCGGCAGTTGAGCGGCCGCGCCGGGCGCCAGGGCGACCCCGGCAGCGCCCAGTTCATGCTCTCGCTCGAGGACCAGCTCCTCGAAGGGCTGGGGGTGGCCAAGATGCGGGAACTGGTCGAACTGGGCCGGACCGGGGGCACCCGCGACTGGAACGCGTTCGCCCCGCTGTTCCTGCTCGCCCAGCGCCGGTTAGAGGCCCGGCACTACCGCCAGCGGCTCGATCTGATGAACTACGACAAGCAGCGCCAGGAAATGCTTCAGGACCTGGGCGCCGACCCCTACGTCGATTGATCTGCGGTCCGGCAGGTGCGGTCTGTTTTCTGTTTGTGTGGTACCGGCTTTCGAGCCGGTGCGTCCAGGCACACTGGCTCGAAAACCGGTACCACACAAATCCGACAGCCGCAACCGGATCGTGAATCAGACGAGCGCGGATCGTGTCTTCAGCCCGCGGGGCTGGGATTCCTGAGCCCCGGGAACGCTTATTGCTGCTGGCTCTGTTGCTGGCGCAGCGCTTTGGGCTGGGCCTTTTGGGGCGGTCCCGCGGTCATGCCGGGTGCGAACCACGCGGCCCCGGCCGGTTCCACGAGCGCGTCCGGTACGCGGTCCACCGGCCGGACGCCCACCGCCACCCCGATCGCCTCGCTCGCGGTTCCCTTCCACACGCCGCGGTTCGGCGGCACGTCCGAGAAATCGCGGCCGACAGCGGTGACGACGTGTTCCGACCCGACCCACCGGCCGTGCGTCGGGTCGATGTTCGCCCACCCGATTTCCGGCCCGCCCCAGACCTGTGCCCAGGCGTGCGTCGCGAGTTCGCCGGGCTGGTGCACGTACCCGCTGACGTACCGGGCGGGCAGGCCGCGCAACCGGGCCGCGGCCAGGAACAGGTGCGTGAAGTCCTGGCACACCCCGCGCCCGAGTTCCAGCGCTTCCGACACGCGCGTGTGCGCCTCGGTTACGAGCTTCTCGTACTGGAGGTGGGCGCGGACCGCGGCCATCACCGCCTCGGCGGCGTCCCGCACGCTCCCGCCGTCGGTGATGGGAACGGCCGCGGCGAACGCCCGCACGGGGCCGGCGAAGTCCACTTGCGGACTGGGGCGGAGGAACTCGGCCGCGTCCACCTGCCGCGTCACGTCCGTCGGGTGCGGGACGGCCGCGAGCGCCTCCGCCGCCGGGCGGCGGTGGACGCGGACGCACGCGGTCGACGAGATCAGCACCTCGGAGTGCGGGGCGAACAGGTTGAACAGTTCGACCTTGTTCCCGAACCCGTCCCGGTAACTGGTGACCGGCGTGACGGGAACGACGCGCAGCCGGTACCCCAGCACCGTTTGGTCGTCCTGCGACGGGGGGGCCGTGCGCACCTCAATCACGGCCTCCGAAACCGGAGCGGTATAGGTGAGCCGGGTCTCGTGATCGATCAGTAGCAGCATCGGGAACCTGCGGGTCTGTTTTATCGTGTACGGAACCGGAGCCGCCCGGCACGAAACACCGAACACCAGTTCACACGCGGTCGTGGGAAAGTCTGGTCCTGTGACCGCGGTCGGTATCGCGACACGAAGCACCGCGGAGCGATTTCGCGCGTGTCGCAGCGGGCCAGGGGCCCGCGGTCCCGGGACCAGACACGACCGCGTATCAGGTGCGGAAGTAGGCGAGGTGGATCTCGCGGCCGACGGCGGCACACGTGGCCTGGACGCTGTTGAGGAAGCCGTCGAGGTTGCGCTGGAACAGGTCGTCCACGTCCATGTACCGCAGGTCGGAGTCGAGTTTGCCCAGGTGCCGCTCGGCCGCCGTGCCGAACCGCGACCCGCCCGACACGCACCGGAGCGACTCCAGGCACCGGGCGACCCCGAACCGCATGCTCCGCGGGAACGCCTCTTCCAACAACAGGTACCGCACGACCCCGACCGGGTCCACCCGGGCGTGCGCTTGTTTCAGGTACGCCTCGTGCGCGGACGTGCCGCGGAGCAGGCTGGCCCAGTGCGCCGCCGGGGCGGCCGGTTCGTCCGCGGCGGCGCCCGCGGGCACGACCTCACCGGGGGCGGAGGCGTGGACGTTGATGACCCGGCTGAGCATGTCCACGCGCTCCAGGTGGCGGCCGATCTGGAGGAAGTGGTACGCCTCGGTGTGCGGCAGGGTGCCGTCCGCGAGGGCGGCGAACAGGACGCACTCGCGGCGCACGCGGGCCAGGAACCGGGACGGGCTGGCCTCGAACCGGGCGTGCGCCCGCGGGCTGTTGAGGAACAGGTGGAGCTTGTTCAACTGGCTCCACGTCTCGCCGGTCACGGCCTCTTGCGTGCCGCGGGCGTTCTCGCGGGCGCCGGCGACCGACGCGCAGATCGACGCCCCGCCCGTCCGGTCGAAGGTGAGGAACCGGAGGACCGCGTCTCGACGCTCGGCCGCCGGCCGGTCGATGCCGGTATCCGGGAGCGGGTCGGCCGCCTCCCAGGACGCGGCGAACGCGTCCCGCACGTTGAGCATCAGCAGGACGTCGTCGAGGGGGCCGCCGCCGTCCGCCCGCGCCGCGCCCTCGAGTTCCATCGAGTGGGCGTCTTCGAGCAACCGCGTCAGCCCCTCGGCCCGTTCGACGTAGCGGCTGATCCAGTACAAGTTCTCCGCGACGCGGCTGAGCATGGGGTGAAAACTCGGTTGTTGATGCGAGTATGTGCTCGTTCGGCTCGCGAGCGATCACGCTCATCGGCCGCGGCGCGGTCACCAAACAACGTACGGGCAGCGGGTCGGTGCAGCAGCGAATCACATCTCATGGTCCCAGTGGCGCCGGGCCGGACCTGTCGTCAACGTCAAACGGCATCCGGGTTGCCCCTGTCCCAATCGTGGATCTTTCAGTCGCTGCTGGAGCGCGACACCCACGAAGCGGGAGCAGACCGGCCCGTCGCCAGAGTGGCCACGAGCTGCGCACGTGCGACCAGACCCACGCATATTATTGCGGCACCGACCTGTATGCCAGCAGCTTGTTCGGCCACGTTCTCGATAACAATCGCACCACGCCTCTCGAACAGGACCTGGGGCGCCGCGCCGGTCGCGGCCCTCGACGGCTGGGGCGGTGGGGCGAGGGGTTCCGTGCCCGGCGCCGGCGGATGTGCGAGGTCTTTGATCGTAGTCATCACGCTCCGTGTGATGTCCGCTCAGGTCGGAGGTGTGTCGCTCATCTCGGAACCGCGTGGGGCCGGGGACATCACGCGGAGCGTGGTGACTACGATTAAGGATCCGCTCCGGCCCTTGGCGTTACGACTTGAGATTCATCTAGACGTTCAATCGAAGCCCCCCCGATCGGGAACGCGCCATTTCGGCCGTGAACCTGCTACACCAGCGGTGTGTCCGTGCGCCGTTCCATGAAAGGCCGGGGCATTCGGGGTGGTACCCTCGGGTGCCTGATCGGACCGGCCGGTACCACAGGAAGTGCAATGGGCTCCGAACCGCCGTCCCGGATCAAACTGCTTCTCGCGTTCGCCGCGATTTACGTGCTCTGGGGCTCGACTTACCTCGCCATCCGACTGGCGATCGACACCCTTCCCCCGTTCCTCATGGCCGGTACCCGGTTCCTCATCGCCGGGAGTGCTCTTTACGCACTCAGCCACCGACAAGCCGGCCCGCGCCCGACCGGGCGGCACTGGCGCAACGCGACGGTCGCCGCGGTCCCGCTCTTCGTGATCGGAAACGGCGGCGTTACCTGGGCCGAGCAAGCGATTCCGTCCGGGGCCGCCGCGCTCGTGATCGCCACCCTTCCCGCGTGGCTGTTGCTCCTTGATTGGGTGTACGGCGGGCGCACGGGGCCTCGCTGGATCGAGGTCCTCGGTATCGGGTCCGGGCTCGCCGGGGTGGCGGCGCTCTCCGCACCGGGGGGGATCGATCCGGTCGGGGCGGGGGTGCTGTTGCTGGCGGCCGTGGCTTGGGCGATCGGGTCGCTGTTCAACCGATACGCGCACCTGCCCGCCTCTCCCGTCCTCACGTCCGGAATGCAGATGCTCGCGGGCGGAGTCATCATGGTCGCGGTCGGGCTCGCGCTGGGCGAGGGGGGGCGCCTGGACCCCGGTGGCGTGTCGGGACGATCGATCGCGGCCGTGATGTACCTGGTCGCCGTTGCAGTGGTGGCCCTGCCGGCGTACACGTGGCTACTGTCCGTCACGTCCCCGGCGCTGGTGGGAACATATGCGTTCGTCAACCCGGTGGTCGCGGTGCTGCTGGGCTGGGCCGCGCTGGGCGAAGCGGTGACCGGGCGGACGGCACTGGCCGCGGCGCTGGTCGTCTCCGGGGTCATGCTGCTGGTTTGGCCGCGGCGACGGACCGCGCGCCGGGCCGAAGCCCCGCGTGCGCCCGAGACTGAGTGTGTTGTGGTAATCGGGTCCGCAGGGGGAGAAGGTGGTGGGACGGGACGAGACTGATACACGAGCTGAGGAACCTGGTACACGCGACGGGGCTGTGTTTGCGATCCTGGTCGCGCTCTCCGTGTCGCACCTGCTCAACGACACGATCCAGTCGCTGATCGCGGCGGTGTACCCGATCCTGAAGGACACCTACGCGCGGTGGTGTCTTCTTAGCCTTGCACGAGTTACCGGAGGTATGGTAAGGGATTCCGCTTCTCGGTTGGCATTTGCTCCCACGGATTGAGATCCGTCATGGACGACCTGAGCCGCTTCTGTTGCCTCAATGCCCATTGTCCCGACCATGGGAAACGGAACCACGGGAACCTGACCGTGCCGGCCCGTTATGGGCCGAACAAGACGCGGGTGCTCCGGTGCCGGACCTGCAAGGCCCGGTTCTCCGAGCGCAAGGGCACCCCACTGTTCGACGCCCGACTGCCGGCCGCGCGGGTGACCGCGGTTCTGGCTCACGTGGCCGAAGGGATCGGGACCCGCAAGACCGCACGGCTCACCGGGGTTCATACCAATACGGTGACCCGGTACATCCGACGGGCCGGCCAACATGCCCGCGCGTTGCACGACGAGCTCGTGGCTTTTTCCCCCGACGACCCGCGAAGTGCAGTTCGATGAGAAGTGGGATTTCGTGGGCCGTAAGGAGAAGAACTGCGGCCCCGACGAGACCCGGCGCGGGGACTGCTGGGACCACGTGGCCCTCGATCCCGAGAGCCGATTGGTCGTGAGCCTGTTGGTCGGTAAGCGGACCGAGGACGCGACCCACGCCCTGGTCCGTGACTTCCACCGGCGCACCGGGGGCCGAGTGATGCGGCTCATGACGTCCGACGAGTACCCGGTGTACGCCTCGGCGATCCGGGACACCTACGGGCACTTGGTGACCCCGCCGCGAACCGGGCGACCCGGTCGGCCGCGCAAGGCCCACCGGGTCATCCCGCCCGAGGTCACCTATGCGACCGTCCACAAGGAGCGGGAGAACAACCGGGTGGTGGCGGTGAGCACGCGGGTGGTGTTCGGGGCGGTGGTGGCGGTCACGGCCGCGCTACTCGCCTCGGCGGTGAGCACGGCGGTCAACACGTGCTTCGTGGAGCGACACAACGGGACGGACCGGAATCGGTGCAGCCGCAAGGTGCGCAAGAGCTATGGGTTCTCGAAGGACTGGGACACGCACCGTGCGGCCACCGCCTTCAGCTACTTCAGCTACAACTTCTGCTGGCCGGTCCGCACGCTCCGCCACAAGGGTGCCGACGGGCGCTGGCACCAGAGAACACCGGCAATGGCCGCGGGACTGACCGATCGGGTGTGGGCGCTATCCGAATGGTTGACCCTGCCAGCGGTGCAATGCAGGTAGCCCACCACCCTACGCGCTCACCTATACCCAAATCGGGCTCATCACCCTCGCGTTCCAGTTGACCGCGTCGCTGTTGCAGCCGCTCGTCGGCGCGTTCACCGACCGCCGCCCCCAACCGTACTCGCTGACGGCCGGGATGGGCTTCAGCCTCGCCGGGCTGCTCCTGCTCTCGGTGGCGACCAACTTCCCGACCATTCTCCTGGCGGCGGCCCTGGTCGGGGTCGGGTCGTCGGTGTTTCACCCCGACGCGTCGCGGATGGCGCGGGCGGCGTCGGGCGGGCGGCACGGGTTCGCGCAGTCGCTGTTCCAGGTGGGCGGGAACGCCGGTTCGGCGCTGGGGCCGTTGCTGGCGGCGTTCATCGTGGTTCCCCAGGGGCAGGGGAGCATCGCGTGGTTCTCGATCGCGGCCGTGACCGCGATGCTCGTCCTGGTCCGGATCGGGCACTGGTACCGCGGCCACCTCGCGCGGCGCCCGGCGCGGGCACGAGCCCCCGGCGGCTACGGCCTGGCGCGCTGGCGCGTCGGGGTTGCGATGGCCATT from the Frigoriglobus tundricola genome contains:
- a CDS encoding alpha-E domain-containing protein, which gives rise to MLSRVAENLYWISRYVERAEGLTRLLEDAHSMELEGAARADGGGPLDDVLLMLNVRDAFAASWEAADPLPDTGIDRPAAERRDAVLRFLTFDRTGGASICASVAGARENARGTQEAVTGETWSQLNKLHLFLNSPRAHARFEASPSRFLARVRRECVLFAALADGTLPHTEAYHFLQIGRHLERVDMLSRVINVHASAPGEVVPAGAAADEPAAPAAHWASLLRGTSAHEAYLKQAHARVDPVGVVRYLLLEEAFPRSMRFGVARCLESLRCVSGGSRFGTAAERHLGKLDSDLRYMDVDDLFQRNLDGFLNSVQATCAAVGREIHLAYFRT
- a CDS encoding IS1 family transposase; amino-acid sequence: MDDLSRFCCLNAHCPDHGKRNHGNLTVPARYGPNKTRVLRCRTCKARFSERKGTPLFDARLPAARVTAVLAHVAEGIGTRKTARLTGVHTNTVTRYIRRAGQHARALHDELVAFSPDDPRSAVR
- a CDS encoding EamA family transporter; translation: MGSEPPSRIKLLLAFAAIYVLWGSTYLAIRLAIDTLPPFLMAGTRFLIAGSALYALSHRQAGPRPTGRHWRNATVAAVPLFVIGNGGVTWAEQAIPSGAAALVIATLPAWLLLLDWVYGGRTGPRWIEVLGIGSGLAGVAALSAPGGIDPVGAGVLLLAAVAWAIGSLFNRYAHLPASPVLTSGMQMLAGGVIMVAVGLALGEGGRLDPGGVSGRSIAAVMYLVAVAVVALPAYTWLLSVTSPALVGTYAFVNPVVAVLLGWAALGEAVTGRTALAAALVVSGVMLLVWPRRRTARRAEAPRAPETECVVVIGSAGGEGGGTGRD
- a CDS encoding transposase family protein is translated as MQFDEKWDFVGRKEKNCGPDETRRGDCWDHVALDPESRLVVSLLVGKRTEDATHALVRDFHRRTGGRVMRLMTSDEYPVYASAIRDTYGHLVTPPRTGRPGRPRKAHRVIPPEVTYATVHKERENNRVVAVSTRVVFGAVVAVTAALLASAVSTAVNTCFVERHNGTDRNRCSRKVRKSYGFSKDWDTHRAATAFSYFSYNFCWPVRTLRHKGADGRWHQRTPAMAAGLTDRVWALSEWLTLPAVQCR